Sequence from the Hamadaea flava genome:
ATCGCCGGGCACCGGATCAGTCTGTCGCTTCCCATGGCGGACGCTTCGGCCGACGGCGCGGCGTTCCTGCTTCGGTCGTCGGTCAGCGAGACCATGGGCAACGCCTGGGCGGCCTGGGGTGAGCTGGGCCGCCCAGCCTCCCCCACGGCACGGCAGCTCGACATTCTCCGCGAGACCGCCGAACCCGTACGCCGCCATGCCCGGCTGCCGGTCGTCGGCGGGCGGGTGGAGCTGGACCTGGTGCTCGACGCGAACGAGGTCACCCTCGTGGAACTGAGCATGGTCGCCGACGAGACTCCACAATGGTGGGACGAGCGCCGCTTGCTCGGCGGTACGCCATGACGGTCAGCGCGCGACGCGAGTTCGGCGAGGGTCCGCTGTCGCGGATCACCGCGTTCGTCTACACCGTGCTGGCCGTCGAGGGACTCCTGCTGCTCAGCATCGCTCCCGGGTACGCCCTGCTCATGCTGTTGGACCGGGACGCCAGCAACCTGCCGCTGGCCGCGCTCTGCGCCCTCCCGATCGGACCGGCCGTCGCGGCCGCCCTGTATGCCTTGCATCACCGGCGCGGCGACGTCACCGATCTGCGCCCGGCGGCGGCGTACTGGCGGGGGTTTCGGGCCAACGCGGGCGGCGTGCTGCGCTGGTGGACGCCGCTGCTGGCCTGGCTGACCGTCTTGGGAGTGATCGTCACGCACCGGGCGGCGGCCGGGGTGCCGATCTGGTGGGCGGTACTGCTGCTGGCCCTGGCGGCGATCGCCGTCGCGTGGAGTGTCAACGCCCTGGTGATCACGTCGCTGTTCGCCTTCCGGGTACGCGACGTCGCCCGGCTTTCGGCGTACCACTTGATCAAGAACTGGCGTGGCACGCTGTCGCAGCTGAGCCTGCTGGTCTTGGCCCTCGGCGTCACGATCTTCTTCTCCGAGGCGGCGCTGGCGCTGACCGGGAGTCTGTTCGTGCTGGGCCTGTTGCGCGCGAGCCGCGCGATGACCGACGAGATCCGCGAGGAGTTCACCGAGTGAAGATCCGGTACGGCGGCGACTACAACCCGGAGCAGTGGCCGAAACAAGTGTGGGAGCAGGACTACCGGCTGTTCGACCTGGCCGGCGTCGACACGGTGACGCTGGGCGTGTTCGACTGGGCGCTCACCCAGCCCGCCCCGGACGTCTACGACTTCTCCACACTGGACGCCGTGGTCGGCAAGGCCGTCGCCGAAGGCCGTCGGATCTGCCTCGCGACCGGCACCGGTGCGCACCCGGCCTGGCTGGCCAAAGCCCATCCCGAGGTGACCCGGGTCGATTTCGAGGGGCGCCGGCACCGGTTCGGGCAGCGGCACAACTCGTGCCCGAGTTCGCCGGTCTTCCGGCGGCTGTCGGCCGAGCTGGCCCGCCGGATCGCCCACCGGTACGCCGGGACCGAGGCGATCACCGAGGCGATCCCCGAGGCGATCGTGGCCTGGCACGTCGGCAACGAGTACGGCGGCGCGTGCTACTGCGACCTGTGCGCGGCCGGTTTCCGTGCCTGGCTGCGGACCCGGTACGGCGATCTGGACCGGCTCAACGACGCCTGGTGCACGACCTTCTGGGCGCACACCTTCACCGACTGGGACGAGATCGAACCACCGTCGGCGCTGACCGAGCACTGGCGCGGCCCGGACCACACCGCGTTCCAGGGGATCACCCTGGACTATCTGCGGTTCATGTCGGACGCGATGCTCGCGAACTTCGTGGACGAGAAGGCCGCGATCCGGGAGTCCGATCCGGACACTCCGGTGACGACGAACTTCATGGGCATGTACCGGCCGATCGACTACCACCGCTGGGCCGCGCACCTGGATTTCGTGTCGTGGGACAACTACCCGCCGGACGACAAGTCGGCCGCCCGGATGGCGCTGACCCACGACCTGATGCGCGGGCTGAAGGACGGGCAGCCGTTCTGGCTGATGGAGCAGACCCCGAGCTTCACCGCGAGCCGGGACGTCAACCCGCTCAAACGGCCGGGCGTCCTGCGGCTCTGGAGCTGGCAGGCGGTCGCGCACGGGGCCGACGCCGTGCTGTTCTTCCAGCTGCGGGCCAATCGGGGCGCGTGCGAGAAGTACCACGGCGCGGTCATCGGGCACGCCGGTCGCTCCGACACTCGCGTGTTCACCGAGGTCGCCCAGCTCGGCGCGGAACTCGCCCGGCTCGGCGACGCGACCTTGGGCGCGCGTACGCCGGCCCGGGTCGCGCTGCTGTTCGACTGGGACAGCTGGTGGGCGCTGGAGTTGTCGGACGGGCCGTCGCGGCTGGTGCGCTACCAGGAGGTCGTGCTGGCGTACCACCGGGCGCTGTGGGATCTCGGCGCCGACGTCGACGTGGTCGCGGTCACCGCCGACCTGTCCGGCTATGACGTCGTGCTCGCCCCGGCGTTGCACATGGTCAAGGACGACCTCGCCGCGCGGCTGGAGTCGGTCGCCGAACGCGGCGGCACCGTCGTCACGACGTTCCTGTCCGGCCGGGTCGACTCCGACGACAACGCCTTCCTCATGGACGTCCCCGGTCCCTTGGGCGGACTCATGGGCGTACGCGTGGACGAGTGGGACGCGCGGGAACCGTCGATCGTCAACCCGGTGCTGCTGCCGGACGGTCTGTCGGTCGAGGCCCGGCTGCTCTTCGAACTCGTCATCCCGCAGGGCGCCGAGGTCGTCGGCACCTATCAGGCCGACTGGTACGCCGGCACTCCGGCGGTCACCCGCAACGCGTTCGGCGACGGTCACGGCTGGTACGTCGCGGCCGGGCTGGACCAGGCGGGCGTGTCCTGGGTCGTGCGGCAGGTGCTCGACCGCCATGGCTTGATCGGCCCGTACGCCGAGTTCCCGGATGTAGAGGTGGCGCGCCGGGTGGCCCCCGACGGCACGCCCATGGTGTTCGTGCTCAACCACTCCGGCGACGCCGTCGACCTGCCCGCCGTCGCCACCGGCGTCGACCTGCTCACCGGCGTACGCGTCGAGCACGGGTCACCGCTGCGACTGGAGCCCGGCGGGGTGCTCGTCCTCGCCGAGCCGCGCTCAGGCCCCTGATACGCCCGGCGGCGGGGCTTTCTTGGTGGCCCGCCGGTGACGCTGGATACTGGACGGATGCGTAACCGAGACACGGCCGAACCCGTCGACCGCTCCCCGCGGGAGTCCTTCATCACCGTCTACGGCCGCATGCCGGTGCTGGAGGTTCTCCAGAACCGGGACCTGCAGGTGGACAAGCTCGTCGTGGCCGACTCCGCGCGCGGCGACAACCTCGACCGGATCCTGGATCTGGCCGACCGGCGCGGCGTGCCGATCCAGCACGCCACCGCCCACCGGGTGAAGGTGCTGGCCGGCAACGGCAAGCACGACCAGGGCATCATCGCCGACGTCGTCGCGCCGCGGATGCGCAACATCGCCGAGTTCGCCCGCGACTCCGGC
This genomic interval carries:
- a CDS encoding beta-galactosidase, which gives rise to MKIRYGGDYNPEQWPKQVWEQDYRLFDLAGVDTVTLGVFDWALTQPAPDVYDFSTLDAVVGKAVAEGRRICLATGTGAHPAWLAKAHPEVTRVDFEGRRHRFGQRHNSCPSSPVFRRLSAELARRIAHRYAGTEAITEAIPEAIVAWHVGNEYGGACYCDLCAAGFRAWLRTRYGDLDRLNDAWCTTFWAHTFTDWDEIEPPSALTEHWRGPDHTAFQGITLDYLRFMSDAMLANFVDEKAAIRESDPDTPVTTNFMGMYRPIDYHRWAAHLDFVSWDNYPPDDKSAARMALTHDLMRGLKDGQPFWLMEQTPSFTASRDVNPLKRPGVLRLWSWQAVAHGADAVLFFQLRANRGACEKYHGAVIGHAGRSDTRVFTEVAQLGAELARLGDATLGARTPARVALLFDWDSWWALELSDGPSRLVRYQEVVLAYHRALWDLGADVDVVAVTADLSGYDVVLAPALHMVKDDLAARLESVAERGGTVVTTFLSGRVDSDDNAFLMDVPGPLGGLMGVRVDEWDAREPSIVNPVLLPDGLSVEARLLFELVIPQGAEVVGTYQADWYAGTPAVTRNAFGDGHGWYVAAGLDQAGVSWVVRQVLDRHGLIGPYAEFPDVEVARRVAPDGTPMVFVLNHSGDAVDLPAVATGVDLLTGVRVEHGSPLRLEPGGVLVLAEPRSGP